A single window of Arvicanthis niloticus isolate mArvNil1 chromosome X, mArvNil1.pat.X, whole genome shotgun sequence DNA harbors:
- the LOC117694627 gene encoding LOW QUALITY PROTEIN: zinc finger X-linked protein ZXDB-like (The sequence of the model RefSeq protein was modified relative to this genomic sequence to represent the inferred CDS: deleted 1 base in 1 codon) — MEIPRLLPARGTPQGGGGGGGAGCCPAGGGGVHRAPDSLACQAPTRRLLLLRGAQDGGPGPRSAEAQRASRGLGPSLSRLAPRPDHRSGGGGGGGGGGGGGNGGGAAGGGGGGGGVGGSNGGGSRGGGRGGGGGGGGGGGGVGGSGGSRSDDFFLLLLDPVGGDVETVGTEQAGGPVWREEAEAGPGPERRQSGANPAGRPEPGPRCLSAVPAASPLPAAGPGPGPGPGPAAAAAFAGTITIHNQDLLLRFENGVLTVTTPPLPAWEPGVAPFPQPQPQPQPGALIAPQAAGFPPAAAAAAAQLGDCPELPPDLLLAEPAEPAAGPAPPEEEAEAPAAAQSPRGPLVPGSGVVLYLCPEAQCGQTFAKKHQLKVHLLTHSSSQGQRPFKCPLSGCGWTFTTSYKLKRHLQSHDKLRPFGCPVEGCGKSFTTVYNLKAHMKGHEQENSFKCEVCEESFPTQAKLSTHQRSHFEPERPYQCAFSGCKKTFITVSALFSHNRAHFREQELFACSFPGCSKQYDKACRLKIHLRSHTGERPFLCDFDGCGWNFTSMSKLLRHKRKHEDDRRFTCPVEGCGKSFTRAEHLKGHSITHLGTKPFVCPVEGCCARFSARSSLYIHSKKHLQDVGAWKSRCPVPTCNKLFTSKHSMKTHMTKRHNLSQDLLAQLEAANSLTPSSELTSQGQNDLSGAELVSLFSDVPGHSSAAVLDTALVNSGILTIDVASVNSTLAGSLPADSNNSNHSLGQAVDPRALRGPPSDLPQSLDTSLFFGTSVAGYQHSPLDMDDVSAGNVGLFGSLALKNSSLETQALTPSNKLTVDTEALTPSSTLCENSVSELLTPAKAEWSVHPESDFFGHEEETQFGFSHPTGSHGSQKETDLITVTGTPFLV; from the exons ATGGAAATCCCGAGGCTGCTCCCGGCTCGCGGGACACCAcagggcggcggcggcggcggcggcgccggCTGCTGCCCGGCGGGTGGCGGCGGGGTCCACCGAGCCCCGGACTCTCTGGCCTGTCAGGCCCCCACGCGCCGCCTCCTACTGCTCCGGGGGGCCCAAGATGGCGGGCCGGGGCCGCGGAGCgcagaggcccagagggcctCACGGGGCCTGGGCCCGAGCCTGAGCCGGTTGGCGCCGAGGCCGGATCACCGGAGCGGCGgtggaggcggcggcggcggcggcggtggagGCGGCAACGGCGGCGGCGCTgctggtggcggcggcggcggcggcggcgttGGCGGCAGCAACGGCGGCGGCAGCAGAGGCGGCGGCAgaggaggaggcggcggcggcggaggaggcggcggcggcgttggcggcagcggcggcagcCGCAGCGACGACTTCTTCCTGTTGCTGCTTGACCCGGTGGGTGGCGACGTAGAAACAGTGGGCACGGAGCAGGCCGGAGGGCCTGTGTGGAGggaggaggccgaggcaggcccGGGGCCCGAGCGGCGCCAGAGCGGTGCGAACCCAGCGGGCCGGCCCGAGCCGGGCCCCCGCTGCCTGTCGGCGGTGCCGGCTGCGTCCCCCCTTCCCGCGGCCGGCCCCGGCCCGGGCCCGGGCCCGGGCCCGGCGGCAGCGGCGGCCTTCGCGGGCACCATCACTATCCACAACCAGGACTTGCTGCTGCGCTTTGAGAACGGCGTCCTCACCGTGACCACGCCCCCGCTGCCCGCCTGGGAGCCGGGGGTCGCGCCGTTcccgcagccgcagccgcagccgcagccggGGGCACTGATCGCCCCGCAGGCCGCCGGCTTTCCGCCCGCCGCTGCCGCCGCGGCGGCGCAGCTGGGCGACTGCCCCGAGCTGCCACCGGACCTCCTGCTGGCGGAGCCGGCGGAACCGGCGGCCGGCCCGGCGCCTCCGGAGGAGGAGGCCGAGGCCCCGGCCGCCGCCCAGAGCCCCCGCGGGCCTCTGGTCCCGGGCTCGGGCGTGGTGCTGTACCTGTGCCCGGAGGCGCAGTGCGGACAGACCTTCGCCAAGAAGCACCAGCTCAAGGTGCACCTGCTGACGCACAGCAGTAGCCAGGGCCAGCGGCCCTTCAAGTGCCCCCTGAGCGGCTGCGGCTGGACCTTCACCACGTCTTACAAGCTCAAGAGACACCTGCAGTCGCACGACAAACTGCGGCCATTTGGCTGCCCCGTGGAGGGCTGTGGCAAGAGCTTCACCACCGTGTACAACCTCAAGGCGCACATGAAGGGGCACGAGCAGGAGAACTCCTTCAAATGCGAGGTGTGTGAGGAGAGCTTCCCCACGCAGGCCAAGCTCAGCACCCACCAGCGCAGCCACTTCGAGCCCGAGAGGCCTTACCAGTGTGCGTTTTCTGGCTGCAAGAAGACGTTCATTACTGTGAGTGCCCTGTTTTCTCATAACCGCGCCCATTTCAGGGAACAGGAACTCTTCGCCTGCTCCTTCCCCGGCTGCAGCAAGCAGTATGACAAGGCTTGCCGGCTCAAGATCCACCTGCGGAGCCACACCGGGGAGAGACCTTTCCTTTGTGACTTCGATGGCTGTGGCTGGAACTTCACCAGCATGTCCAAACTCTTAAGGCACAAGAGGAAGCACGAAGACGACCGCAGGTTCACCTGCCCAGTAGAGGGCTGTGGGAAGTCCTTCACCAGGGCCGAGCACCTGAAAGGCCACAGCATAACCCACCTGGGCACGAAGCCTTTCGTGTGCCCCGTGGAAGGCTGCTGCGCCAGGTTCTCTGCTCGCAGCAGCCTCTATATCCACTCCAAGAAGCACTTGCAGGACGTGGGTGCGTGGAAAAGCCGTTGCCCGGTCCCCACCTGTAACAAACTCTTCACGTCCAAGCACAGCATGAAGACCCACATGACCAAAAGGCACAACCTCAGCCAGGACCTCTTGGCCCAGCTCGAAGCTGCCAACTCTCTCACACCCAGCAGTGAACTCACCAGCCAGGGGCAGAACGATCTCAGTGGTGCCGAGCTCGTGTCTCTCTTCTCGGATGTGCCTGGCCACAGTTCGGCTGCGGTGCTGGACACGGCCTTGGTCAACTCTGGCATCTTGACTATTGATGTGGCCTCTGTGAACTCGACCCTCGCAGGAAGTCTCCCTGCCGACAGTAATAATAGCAACCATTCCTTAGGGCAAGCGGTGGACCCCCGGGCCTTGAGGGGG CCCCCCAGTGACCTTCCCCAGAGTCTGGATACCTCTCTCTTCTTCGGAACCTCGGTGGCCGGTTATCAGCACAGCCCCTTAGACATGGACGATGTCTCCGCTGGGAACGTGGGGCTCTTTGGCTCCTTGGCTCTGAAAAACTCAAGCCTGGAGACCCAGGCTTTGACACCCAGCAATAAGTTAACCGTGGACACGGAAGCTCTGACTCCCTCCAGCACCCTTTGTGAAAACAGTGTCTCCGAGCTACTGACCCCAGCCAAAGCCGAGTGGAGCGTGCACCCCGAATCTGACTTCTTTGGGCACGAGGAAGAAACTCAGTTTGGATTCTCCCATCCAACAGGAAGCCATGGGTCTCAGAAAGAGACAGATCTTATCACGGTGACCGGCACCCCGTTTTTGGTATGA